Proteins from one Chanodichthys erythropterus isolate Z2021 chromosome 15, ASM2448905v1, whole genome shotgun sequence genomic window:
- the psmb10 gene encoding proteasome subunit beta type-10 — MLHTSTKTPTGGFSFENTRRNAVLEVNLSENGYSAPNARKTGTTIAGLIFKDGVILGADTRATDDMVVADKNCMKIHYIAPNIYCCGAGVAADAEVTTQMMSSNVELHSLSTGRPPLVAMVTRQLKQMLFRYQGHIGSSLIVGGVDINGPQLYSVYPHGSYDKLPFLTMGSGAAAAISVFEDRYKPNMELEEGKQLVRDAITAGIFCDLGSGSNVDLCVITEKAVDYLRGYDQPVQKGLREGTYRYKPGTTAVLTKTVIPLTLDVVDESVQMMDTE; from the exons ATGCTACACACATCGACAAAGACGCCGACTGGAGGATTCTCTTTTGAGAACACACGCAG AAATGCTGTTCTGGAAGTAAACTTATCAGAGAATGGTTACAGTGCTCCAAACGCCAGGAAGACTGGCACCACCATTGCTGGCTTGATATTCAAA GATGGAGTGATTTTAGGTGCAGACACCAGAGCCACGGATGATATGGTTGTAGCTGATAAAAACTGCATGAAAATCCACTACATAGCTCCCAACATCTA CTGCTGTGGTGCAGGTGTTGCAGCTGATGCTGAGGTCACTACTCAGATGATGTCATCAAATGTGGAACTGCATTCGCTGAGCACAGGACGACCTCCTCTTGTGGCCATGGTGACCCGACAGCTCAAACAGATGCTGTTTAG GTATCAGGGGCACATTGGTTCTTCTCTAATTGTGGGAGGTGTGGATATTAACGGCCCACAACTCTATAGCGTCTACCCTCATGGTTCCTATGATAAGCTTCCTTTCCTTACCATGG GGTCTGGAGCAGCTGCTGCCATTTCTGTATTTGAAGATCGATACAAGCCAAACATGGAG CTGGAGGAAGGAAAGCAGCTGGTGAGAGATGCTATCACTGCAGGCATCTTCTGTGATCTGGGTTCCGGCAGCAATGTAGACCTATGTGTGATCACAGAGAAAGCTGTGGATTATCTAAGAGGATATGACCAGCCAGTTCAGAAGGGATTGAG GGAGGGAACGTACAGATACAAGCCAGGCACTACTGCTGTGCTCACAAAAACAGTGATTCCATTAACACTGGATGTTGTGGATGAATCTGTCCAAATGATGGACACTGAATAA